From Penicillium psychrofluorescens genome assembly, chromosome: 6, one genomic window encodes:
- a CDS encoding uncharacterized protein (ID:PFLUO_008976-T1.cds;~source:funannotate), translating to MRAFSTISVLSTLTLLLSFSPSTVANPVATPVFVGDQVLNLEKRCENPCGWHDKYCCGPNQACQTNAANEALCVNGGGGSWEYFTSTYVVTEAEVSTVTSVWSSHLMTPAPTSGGGTCKYEYGESKCGTKCCDKDSVCVKGECVVGSSSFASTGAGAQATPPVRGTSNGMSTVTQTEAPTATEGFIAPVSTDGSELIGAKATVGGGGLSGGAIAGIVIGVIFGIILLLLLCACMCFKGAVDGLLAALGFRNRRRRETVVEERYSHHSGSRPPRRRTWFGTRPAAATESEVSEKKSKWGSWATIALILGALALCLGLKRHRDREHDDDKSDHTYPSDYYSDYYSEYYTNSIRTDELGIHDDQDDRAPAHGVDDNELN from the exons ATGCGGGCCTTCTCTACGATCTCAGTGCTCTCGACACTCACCCTCCTGCTGAGCTTCTCCCCATCGACGGTCGCAAATCCGGTCGCAACCCCGGTCTTCGTGGGCGACCAAGTCCTCAACCTCGAGAAACGATGCGAAAATCCCTGTGGCTGGCATGACAAGTACTGCTGCGGCCCCAATCAAGCCTGTCAGACCAACGCCGCCAACGAGGCGCTTTGTGTGaatggcggcggcggcagctgGGAGTATTTCACCAGCACCTACGTGgtcaccgaggccgaggtgTCGACCGTCACATCTGTCTGGAGCAGTCACCTCATGACGCCGGCGCCAACCTCCGGTGGTGGTACCTGCAAATATGAATATGGCGAGAGCAAGTGCGGCACTAAATGCTGCGACAAGGACTCGGTTTGCGTCAAGGGAGAATGTGTTGTcggcagctcctccttcgcctccactggagcaggagcaCAAGCGACGCCTCCGGTACGCGGCACTAGCAATGGCATGTCGACCGTCACGCAGACCGAAGCTCCCACCGCCACAGAGGGGTTCATTGCGCCCGTCAGCACGGACGGATCCGAGTTGATTGGGGCCAAAGCCAcggttggcggtggtggattGAGCGGTGGTGCAATCGCGGGCATTGTCATCGGCGTGATCTTCGGTATTATCCTGTTGCTGCTTCTCTGCGCCTGCATGTGCTTTAAGGGCGCCGTGGATGGATTGCTGGCCGCCCTGGGTTTCCGCaaccgccgccgacgagaGACCGTTGTCGAAGAGCGCTATTCGCACCACTCCGGCAGTCGACCACCAAGGCGCCGGACATGGTTTGGCACTCGCCCGGCCGCCGCGACAGAAAGTGAAGTCAGCGAGAAGAAATCCAAATGGGGTAGCTGGGCTACCATTGCACTCATCCTGGGTGCGCTTGCACTCTGTCTGGGATTGAAGAGGCACCGAGACCGCGAACACGACGACGACAAATCCGATCACACCTACCCGAGCGATTACTACTCCGACTACTACTCGGAGTATTACACCAATTCAA TTCGGACCGACGAACTCGGGATACACGACGATCAGGACGATCGCGCACCCGCTCACGGCGTTGACGATAATGAGTTGAACTGA
- a CDS encoding uncharacterized protein (ID:PFLUO_008977-T1.cds;~source:funannotate) has product MGGGFSGSGSLSPFNATIRVPDSGEEIAVFPFPATQFDGDITVDIDHDLDLSCVECLSQLAILAATNKSVAVLVTAQPYLKLDALPTAHLNIQKTLHMNGYNIDEFLNNPDTYNITSVDIFNEPVNGFNFNATISVQNPTPFTVTMGHVTFNLSMAGESLGYMDIPNLMLGQPTSSNVVLGQIDTVTIDVQGNSCDYNGLEIPYFAAAIKAIRASTTIDLTQFASSLF; this is encoded by the exons ATGGGTGGTGGGTTCAGTGGCAGCGGTTCTCTGTCACCGTTCAATGCAACCATTCGTGTTCCCGACAGCGGCGAGGAAATTGCGGTCTTCCCTTTCCCCGCGACCCAATTTGATGGCGACATCACTGTTGATATCGACCACGATCTGGACTTATCCTGCGTCGAGTGTCTGTCGCAGTTGGCCATTTTGGCGGCGACAAACAAGAGCGTCGCGGTGTTGGTGACGGCGCAACCTTATTTGAAGCTCGACGCTCTGCCAACTGCTCATTTGAACATTCAAAAAACTTTACATATGAATG GATACAATATTGATG AGTTCCTCAATAACCCGGATACATACAATATCACGAGTGTAGACATATTCAATGAGCCTGTGAACGGCTTCAACTTTAATGCCACCATCTCTGTCCAGAATCCGACTCCTTTTACTGTGACAATG GGTCATGTCACATTTAACCTCAGCATGGCCGGCGAGTCACTTGGATACATGGACATCCCTAACCTGATGCTTGGGCAACCTACCAGCAGCAACGTTGTTCTTGGACAGATCGACACGG TCACTATCGATGTCCAGGGGAACAGCTGCGACTATAATGGGCTGGAAATTCCATATTTCGCCgcagccatcaaggccattcGTGCGTCAACTACGATCGATCTGACTCAATTTGCATCAAGTCTATTTTGA
- a CDS encoding uncharacterized protein (ID:PFLUO_008978-T1.cds;~source:funannotate): protein MRAMRWIWLSTAYLASAARSSESETNSPFVAPANAETNNQRAFDVLQLLKRTENNCPGGYNPCSKLGNADACCQDGTICSRDSANNIACCPTGVSCTGSLTAEPSATDGSSFRFPHAATATTTTSSSAAGAQITGSTLTGAYPFIYVPTTFDSPQTCSSYYHICQSEYSQCTGALMGRYGVTVGGAGGAGVTVESITDAAQATSVCSSLSASACHGLELGYCGALPSGGAQANGNGNNAATPGRTTSLHDLALGIMVGVAGMFI from the coding sequence ATGCGGGCCATGCGGTGGATCTGGCTGTCGACCGCATACCTCGCCTCCGCCGCGCGATCGAGCGAAAGCGAGACAAACAGCCCCTTTGTCgcccccgccaacgccgagacCAACAACCAACGAGCCTTCGACGTGCTCCAACTCCTCAAGCGAACCGAGAACAACTGCCCCGGCGGTTACAATCCATGCTCGAAGCTCGGAAATGCCGACGCCTGCTGTCAAGATGGCACGATCTGTTCGCGTGACTCCGCTAACAACATCGCCTGCTGCCCGACCGGCGTCAGCTGCACGGGCAGTCTAACGGCCGAGCCCTCCGCCACAGATGGGAGCAGCTTTAGGTTCCCCCACGCTGCGaccgcgacgacgacgactaGCAGCAGCGCTGCCGGGGCGCAGATCACAGGGTCGACCCTCACGGGGGCATATCCGTTTATTTATGTGCCGACGACCTTTGACAGCCCTCAGACCTGCTCGTCCTACTACCATATCTGTCAGTCGGAGTACTCGCAGTGCACGGGCGCGTTGATGGGTCGCTACGGCGTCACCGTCGGGGGTGCAGGCGGTGCTGGCGTGACGGTCGAGTCAATAACGGACGCGGCGCAAGCCACCTCGGTTTGCTCCAGCTTGAGTGCGAGTGCCTGTCATGGTTTGGAGCTTGGGTATTGTGGGGCACTACCGTCTGGGGGGGCGCAGGCcaatggcaatggcaataATGCTGCGACGCCGGGCCGGACAACGAGTCTACACGACCTTGCGCTAGGAATAATGGTCGGGGTTGCTGGGATGTTCATATGA
- a CDS encoding uncharacterized protein (ID:PFLUO_008979-T1.cds;~source:funannotate), which produces MAQTIIPVVDFASWSSDQSQRQRVAQDIVAACKQVGFVYIVNHSLPETLLEDAFCWSRQFFDLPETEKRKAPHPEGWAVHRGYSWPGLEKVSQAMSEQNDQERVGQLREIPDVKESYDIGSDENPSQPNQWIPKDALPGFQSFMTRFYGECFRVGGEILQALAVGLDLEDENYLLKKHSGHNNQLRLLHYPPIPAEALETEQMARCPAHTDWSSITLLFQDDCGGLEVEDVACPGRFIPATPVKNAIVMNVGDLLQRWSNDRFAGEQRMTRRRFSIPYFLAPDPDSVIECIPSCRTATDPAKYEPITQSDYNQVRASMQY; this is translated from the exons ATGGCCCAAACCATCATCCCTGTTGTGGACTTTGCCAGCTGGTCTTCTGACCAGTCCCAGCGTCAGCGCGTGGCACAGGACATCGTCGCCGCGTGCAAGCAGGTCGGGTTCGTGTACATCGTCAACCACTCACTGCCCGAGACCCTACTGGAGGACGCATTCTGCTGGTCGAGACAATTTTTTGACCTTCCCGAAACCGAAAAGCGTAAGGCACCTCATCCGGAGGGATGGGCGGTCCATCGTGGCTATTCCTGGCCGGGGCTGGAGAAAGTGTCACAGGCGATGAGCGAGCAGAACGACCAGGAACGGGTTGGGCAGCTGAGAGAAATTCCCGATGTCAAG GAAAGCTACGACATTGGCAGCGATGAGAACCCCAGTCAGCCCAACCAGTGGATTCCCAAGGATGCACTGCCGGGGTTTCAGTCCTTCATGACCCGATTCTACGGGGAGTGTTTCCGTGTGGGAGGCGAGATCCTGCAGGCACTCGCCGTCGGACTAGacttggaggatgagaaCTATCTACTGAAAAAGCATTCGGGCCATAACAATCAACTCCGTCTTCTGCATTATCCGCCCATTCCAGCCGAGGCCCTGGAGACTGAACAAATGGCTCGCTGTCCCGCTCATACGGACTGGAGCTCCATTACGCTGCTCTTCCAGGATGATTGCGGTGGgctcgaggtcgaggatgttgccTGTCCGGGGAGATTCATCCCCGCCACGCCGGTGAAGAATGCAATTGTGATGAATGTAGGAGATCTTTTACAGAGGTGGAGCAACG ACCGGTTTGCAGGAGAGCAACGGATGACCCGTCGACGCTTTTCTATCCCGTACTTCCTGGCGCCGGACCCGGACTCGGTGATCGAGTGTATTCCGTCGTGTCGGACGGCCACCGACCCGGCCAAGTACGAGCCCATTACGCAAAGCGATTACAATCAGGTGCGAGCGTCAATGCAGTATTAA
- a CDS encoding uncharacterized protein (ID:PFLUO_008980-T1.cds;~source:funannotate) — MYGELGNKLVQHAKRTQTLAHLPPYQTEIVRAVTREVRDLERDVARLLDPFHGEFNPSADPAVACALLVDHLCMRRNKRCLLAYHRVRTEKLEELCWTGVDVLEQQQPSDTAEERSTAAAALSSGTGHSSLSPEEEEYFRLYGDMLAAYKGQFTDIDLTGSLEPPRDLFIDVRVLKDAGEIQTEYGVINLTKNSQLYVRQGDVERLIAQGFLERLS; from the exons ATGTACGGCGAGCTGGGCAACAAGCTC GTCCAACACGCCAAACGCACCCAAACCCTCGCCCACCTCCCCCCCTACCAGACCGAGATCGTCCGCGCCGTGACCCGCGAAGTCCGCGACCTCGAACGCGATGTCGCCCGCCTCCTAGACCCCTTCCACGGCGAATTCAACCCCTCCGCCGACCCCGCTGTGGCCTGCGCGCTGCTAGTCGACCACCTATGCATGCGCCGCAACAAGCGCTGTCTCTTGGCGTACCACCGCGTGCGCaccgagaagctggaggagttgTGCTGGACGGGCGTTGAtgtgctggagcagcagcagcccagcGACACAGCTGAGGAGCGCTctactgctgctgctgcgctgtCTTCCGGGACGGGACACAGCTCGCTCAGccccgaggaggaagagtatTTTCGGCTGTATGGCGATATGCTCGCGGCTTATAAGGGCCAATTCACGGACATTGATCTGACGGGCTCGTTGGAGCCGCCGAGGGATTTGTTCATTGATGTGCGGGTGTTGAAGGATGCGGGTGAAATTCAGACGGAATATGG GGTGATCAACTTGACGAAAAACAGCCAGCTATATGTGCGGCAGGGAGATGTGGAACGGCTGATTGCGCAGGGATTTTTGGAGCGACTGAGCTAG